The following are from one region of the Strix aluco isolate bStrAlu1 chromosome 30, bStrAlu1.hap1, whole genome shotgun sequence genome:
- the PRUNE1 gene encoding exopolyphosphatase PRUNE1 yields MERFVEGNRAVLQERVRQRQEIHVVLGNEACDLDSTVSALALAYFLAKTSPAPKAAFVPVLNIPRADFALRPETTFLLRAQGIPAASLIFRDEIDLGGLHRAGLLSLTLVDHHVLPGADAALEEAVVEVLDHRPLERDRAAGCQVTAEPVGSCATLVTERIAQGPPGVLDRPTAALLHGTILLDCVNLSPAAGKVTPRDVACVSLLEARFPELPARDAVFEALQAAKFDVSGLTTEQMLRKDLKALSGDELVLAVSAIYVDLETFLRRPGLLQDLDAFCQARGYAGLVAMTISFNEHNEASRQLAVYSRREPLRSAVCRALEEASAPSLQLQPLPSPWSCVGAYAQGNALASRKKVLPILRAALGGPGAAGGPEEDVGPPPTPMNSLVEDCPLAQAVPPLCPQDVLERVSRIAAGQPPASPK; encoded by the exons ATGGAGCGGTTCGTGGAGGGGAACCGGGCGGTTTTGCAG GAGCGTGTCCGGCAGCGCCAGGAGATCCACGTGGTGCTGGGCAACGAGGCCTGTGACCTGGACTCCACCGTCTCGGCCCTGGCCCTGGCGTATTTCCTGGCGAAG acCTCCCCGGCTCCCAAAGCCGCCTTCGTCCCGGTGCTGAACATCCCTCGCGCCGACTTCGCCCTGCGGCCGGAGACGACGTTCCTGCTGCGGGCGCAGGGCATCCCCGCCGCCTCCCTCATCTTCCGCGACGAGATCGACCTGGGGGGGCTGCACCGCGCCGGGCTGCTCTCTCTGACGCTGGTCGATCACCACGTCCTGCCCGG CGCCGACGCAGCCCTGGAAGAGGCCGTGGTGGAGGTTCTCGATCACCGGCCGCTAGAACGGGACCGCGCGGCCGGCTGCCAGGTGACGGCAGAGCCGGTGGGCTCCTGCGCCACGCTGGTGACGGAGCGGATCGCCCAGGGCCCCCCGGGCGTGCTGGACAGACCCACGGCCGCGCTGCTGCACG GCACCATCTTGCTGGACTGCGTGAACCTGAGCCCGGCCGCCGGCAAGGTGACGCCCAGGGACGTGGCGTGCGTCTCCCTGCTCGAGGCCAGGTTCCCCGAGCTGCCGGCCCGCGACGCCGTCTTCGAGGCCCTGCAAGCGGCCAAGTTTGACGTCTCAG GGCTGACGACGGAGCAGATGCTGCGGAAGGACCTCAAAGCCCTCTCGGGCGATGAGCTGGTCCTCGCCGTCAGCGCTATCTACGTGGACCTGGAG accttCCTGCGCCGGCCCGGCTTGCTGCAGGACCTGGACGCTTTCTGCCAGGCTCGTGGCTACGCGGGGCTGGTGGCCATGACGATCTCTTTTAACGAGCACAACGAGGCCTCCCGGCAGCTCGCGGTCTACAGCCGGCGTGAGCCCCTCCGCAGCGCG GTGTGCCGGGCGCTGGAGGAGGCGTCGGCGCCGTCCCTGCAGCTCCAGCCCCTCCCGAGCCCCTGGTCCTGCGTCGGCGCCTACGCCCAGGGCAACGCTTTGGCGTCGCGGAAGAAGGTGCTGCCCATCCTGcgggcagccctgggggggccgggcgctgccggggggcCAGAGGAGGACGTGGGCCCACCGCCCACCCCCATGAACAGCCTGGTGGAGGACTGTCCGCTGGCGCAGGCCGtgccccccctctgcccccaggaCGTCCTGGAGCGGGTCAGCCGCATCGCCGCCGGgcagccccccgcctccccgAAATAA